One Pyrus communis chromosome 13, drPyrComm1.1, whole genome shotgun sequence genomic window carries:
- the LOC137713354 gene encoding uncharacterized protein — translation MPYAGSIAKLFQSLIIKTMTIDDLPDGLLTEILCRLPCESVTRFKSESKRWLALISDPSFVNLTRGTLFFHSKFEDERESFTIYCQREYYLCNPHTKRWVGLPPAPQWRGLVQVGFLCDAYYRYVVERITHTYDPGHFKVEIFSSKTGEWRKSVLSYSETKDYRSTSTGVGDITTDNFHFTEFGKCVDDRINNRDYSLGIIIRDYRLGVWQGRLRMCELFFSLLLYILCIWELKEEETATHGRDKWCLIESASTDQMVSEDPLIANQRVRIYEEL, via the exons ATGCCGTATGCAGGTTCTATTGCAAAGCTCTTTCAATCTCTTATCATCAAAACAATGACTATTGATGATCTACCCGATGGTCTGTTGACTGAAATCCTTTGTCGACTTCCTTGCGAATCGGTTACTAGATTCAAGTCCGAGTCAAAGCGTTGGCTCGCTCTTATCTCTGATCCTTCTTTTGTTAATCTGACAAGAGGTACTTTGTTTTTCCACTCCAAATTTGAGGACGAAAGGGAAAGTTTTACCAT ATACTGTCAACGCGAGTACTACCTCTGCAATCCACACACAAAGCGATGGGTTGGTCTTCCTCCAGCACCTCAATGGCGCGGCCTTGTACAAGTAGGATTCTTGTGTGATGCTTACTATAGGTATGTTGTTGAGAGAATTACACACACTTACGACCCCGGCCACTTCAAGGTGGAGATATTCTCTTCTAAAACTGGTGAATGGAGAAAGTCAGTTTTATCGTACTCGGAAACTAAAGATTATAgaag TACTAGTACTGGTGTTGGTGATATCACTACtgataattttcatttcacTGAATTTGGTAAGTGTGTAGATGATCGAATTAATAACAGAGACTACAGCTTAGGCATTATTATTAGAGACTACCGCTTAGGCGTGTGGCAAGGGCGTCTGCGGATGTGCGAGCTGTTTTTTTCCTTATTGCTGTATATTCTGTGTATTTGGGAGTTGAAAGAAGAAGAGACAGCTACTCACGGCAGAGATAAATGGTGTTTGATAGAGAGTGCTTCCACGGACCAAATGGTTTCAGAAGATCCACTGATTGCTAACCAACGCGTAAGAATATATGAGGAACTGTGA
- the LOC137711985 gene encoding uncharacterized protein, whose translation MADSTFPAANVDAELNPGTNKNFEEDSGSSLVTTSKEIKDKLEAEERKQQKEKEKEREKEKKDAAQTLKKNIIISAVVVAAVGAIFALTKKLREK comes from the exons ATGGCGGATTCGACATTTCCAGCAGCTAATGTGGATGCAGAATTGAATCCAGGAACTAACAAGAACTTTGAGGAAGACAGTGGATCGTCTCTAGTAACTACCTCCAAGGAAATCAAG GACAAATTAGAGGCTGAAGAGAGAAAGCAgcagaaggagaaggagaaggagagggagaaggagaagaaagatgCAGCGCAGACGCTCAAGAAAAACATTATTATCTCAGCGGTGGTCGTGGCTGCAGTCGGCGCTATATTTGCCCTAACCAAGAAATTGAGAGAGAAGTGA
- the LOC137712816 gene encoding signal recognition particle subunit SRP54, chloroplastic-like, which yields MEAVHFSTVASRHLSTTSHSVSTNRGFSGSKYEAARSPAVKLGSSWTASGSPAWLTSRNLFTREIWGWVNSKQVTIARKELRGIVRAEMFGQLTSGLESAWSKLKGEEVLTKENIAEPMRDIRRALLEADVSLPVVRRFVQAVSDQAVGVGVLRGVKPDQQLVKIVNDELVKLMGGEVSELTFAKSGPTVILLAGLQGVGKTTVCAKLANYLKKLGKTSMLVAGDVYRPAAIDQLVILGEQVKVPVYTAGTDTKPSEIARQGLAEAKKKNIDVVIMDTAGRLQIDKGMMDELKEVKRVLNPTEVLLVVDAMTGQEAAALVTTFNVEIGITGAILTKLDGDSRGGAALSVKEVSGKPIKLVGRGERMEDLEPFYPDRMAGRILGMGDVLSFVEKAQEVMKQEDAEDLQKKIMSAKFDFNDFLKQTRAVARMGSMTRVLGMIPGMGKVTPAQIREAEKSLKIMEAMIEVMTPEEKEKPELLAESSSRRKRVAQESGKTEQQVSQLVAQLFQMRVRMKNLMGVMEGGSIPALNNLEESLKTEQKAPPGTARRKRRSDSRRQFVGSASRPGPRGFGGGN from the exons ATGGAAGCCGTACATTTCTCGACCGTTGCTTCCCGCCACTTGTCTACGACGTCGCATTCCGTGTCCACCAACAGAGGCTTCTCCGGTTCCAAGTATGAGGCGGCGAGGAGTCCGGCGGTCAAGCTGGGATCCTCCTGGACTGCTTCGGGCAGCCCCGCTTGGCTCACTTCTAGGAACTTGTTCACT AGGGAGATATGGGGTTGGGTGAATTCGAAGCAAGTTACGATTGCTCGGAAGGAGTTGCGGGGGATTGTGAGGGCTGAAATGTTTGGCCAGTTGACGAGTGGGCTCGAATCGGCTTGGAGCAAGCTCAAAGGCGAAG AGGTTTTGACTAAGGAGAATATAGCGGAGCCTATGAGAGATATAAGGAGGGCTCTTTTGGAAGCTGATGTGAGCCTTCCTGTTGTAAGAAGGTTTGTGCAAGCTGTCAGTGACCAGGCTGTTGGTGTCGGAGTTCTTCGAGGAGTGAAGCCGGATCAGCAATTGGTCAAG ATTGTGAATGACGAGCTAGTGAAACTGATGGGTGGAGAGGTGTCTGAACTTACCTTTGCAAAATCTGGTCCCACTGTTATTTTATTGGCTGGCTTACAAGGAGTTGGGAAGACGACTGTATGCGCAAAATTGGCTAATTACCTTAAGAAACTG GGGAAGACTTCTATGCTTGTCGCTGGTGATGTATACAGACCTGCTGCTATTGACCAACTTGTAATTTTAGGTGAACAG GTAAAAGTGCCTGTATATACAGCAGGGACTGACACTAAACCTTCAGAAATAGCTAGGCAAGGTTTAGCGGAggctaaaaagaaaaacatagatGTAGTAATAATGGATACTGCTGGAAGGCTTCAG ATAGACAAAGGAATGATGGATGAGCTGAAAGAAGTTAAGCGGGTTTTGAATCCCACAGAGGTTTTGCTTGTTGTGGATGCAATGACTGGCCAAGAAGCTGCAG CTTTAGTCACAACATTCAACGTAGAGATTGGGATTACTGGAGCTATTTTAACAAAGCTAGATGGGGATTCTAGAGGTGGAGCAGCTTTGAGTGTTAAAGAG GTATCAGGAAAGCCAATCAAACTTGTTGGGCGAGGAGAGAGGATGGAGGACCTTGAACCATTTTACCCAGACCGTATGGCGGGACGCATATTAGGAATGGGAGATGTTCTCTCATTTGTGGAAAAGGCGCAAGAAGTT ATGAAACAAGAAGATGCTGAAGACTTGCAAAAGAAGATAATGAGTGCAAAGTTTGATTTCAACGATTTCCTAAAACAAACTCGTGCTGTTGCACGCATGGGTTCCATGACTCGTGTTCTTGGAATGATCCCTGGCATGGGCAAG GTTACTCCCGCACAAATTCGAGAAGCAGAGAAGAGTTTGAAGATAATGGAAGCAATGATTGAAGTGATGACCCCCG AGGAAAAGGAGAAGCCAGAGTTGTTGGCAGAATCTTCATCCAGGAGAAAAAGAGTTGCTCAAGAGTCCGGGAAAACAGAGCAGCAG GTGAGCCAACTTGTTGCTCAACTCTTCCAAATGCGAGTTCGTATGAAGAATCTAATGGGTGTAATGGAAGGCGGCTCTATTCCTGCGCTGAACAATCTTGAAGAATCTCTCAAAACTGAACAAAAG GCTCCTCCTGGCACTGCAAGGCGGAAGCGACGATCTGATTCAAGGAGGCAGTTTGTTGGCTCGGCATCTCGGCCCGGTCCTCGTGGTTTCGGAGGGGGAAACTGA
- the LOC137712815 gene encoding putative pentatricopeptide repeat-containing protein At3g11460, mitochondrial, translated as MWESSWNARLRELSKQCLFFEALTVYRQMLRRGHSPNAFTFPFALKSCAALSLRLTGSLLHCHVLKTGCEPEPFVQTALVSMYCKCCLVDDARKVFDENPHSRMLTVCYNALIAGHTSNSRFSDAVLLFRRMREARVAVNSVTMLGLVPGCAAPVHLGFGMCLHGSSVKCGFDIDSSVTNCLLTMYVKCGSLDHARKLFDAMPEKGLITWNAMISGYAQNGLATHVLSLYKEMESCGICPDPVTLVGVLSSCTHLGAQGIGREVERRIESCGFGSNPYLNNALVNMYARCGNLVKAHAIFDAMPQKSLVSWTAIVGGYGLHGQGEVALELFEKMVMTGIRPDKTVFVTVLSACSHAGLTDKGLEYFAAMEKRYGLQPGPEHYSCMVDLLGRAGRLKEAKELIESMPVNPDGAVWGALLGACKIYKNVELAELAFEHVIELEPTNIGYYVLLSNIYSDAKNLEGVLMVRVMMRERKLKKEPGFSYVECKGTVHVFLAGDRTHRQTEEIYRMLDELENLMTEPGVSDENDQGRNEEQLVHSEKLAIAFALLNTAPGTEIVVIKNLRVCGDCHLFIKLVSRIVDRQFVVRDATRFHHFRNGVCSCKDYW; from the coding sequence ATGTGGGAGTCTTCATGGAACGCTCGATTACGAGAGCTATCGAAGCAATGTCTCTTCTTCGAAGCTCTCACTGTTTACCGCCAAATGCTCCGCCGTGGCCACTCGCCCAACGCCTTCACTTTCCCCTTCGCTCTCAAATCCTGCGCCGCGCTCTCGCTTCGTTTGACCGGCTCGCTCCTCCACTGCCATGTGCTCAAAACCGGCTGCGAACCCGAACCCTTTGTGCAAACTGCTCTCGTTTCGATGTACTGTAAGTGTTGCTTGGTTGACGATGCACGGAAAGTGTTCGATGAAAATCCCCACTCGAGGATGCTGACTGTTTGCTACAATGCGCTGATAGCTGGGCACACTTCGAATTCGAGATTTTCTGACGCGGTTTTGTTGTTTCGTCGGATGAGGGAGGCGCGCGTGGCGGTTAATTCAGTTACAATGCTGGGTTTGGTTCCCGGGTGCGCTGCTCCGGTGCATTTGGGGTTTGGGATGTGCCTTCATGGCTCTAGTGTTAAGTGCGGCTTCGACATTGATTCGTCCGTGACGAATTGTTTGCTGACTATGTATGTGAAGTGTGGGTCGCTTGATCATGCAAGGAAGCTGTTTGATGCAATGCCTGAGAAGGGTTTGATTACTTGGAATGCGATGATTTCCGGGTACGCGCAAAATGGTCTCGCTACTCATGTTTTGAGCTTGTATAAGGAGATGGAGTCTTGTGGTATTTGTCCTGATCCTGTGACACTAGTTGGTGTTCTTTCGTCTTGCACTCACCTCGGTGCACAGGGCATTGGACGTGAGGTAGAGCGGCGGATAGAGTCTTGCGGATTTGGTTCTAATCCGTATTTGAATAATGCCCTGGTTAATATGTACGCTAGGTGTGGTAATTTGGTGAAGGCTCATGCTATTTTCGATGCCATGCCTCAGAAAAGCTTGGTTTCCTGGACAGCGATTGTAGGTGGGTATGGGTTGCATGGACAAGGAGAGGTTGCGTTGGAGCTCTTTGAAAAAATGGTTATGACCGGAATTAGACCTGACAAAACTGTTTTCGTGACTGTTTTGTCTGCGTGTAGCCATGCGGGATTGACTGATAAGGGGTTGGAGTATTTTGCTGCAATGGAGAAAAGATATGGATTGCAGCCTGGTCCAGAGCATTACTCTTGCATGGTAGATCTTTTAGGTCGCGCAGGTCGACTCAAGGAAGCCAAGGAGCTAATTGAGTCCATGCCGGTAAATCCTGATGGTGCAGTATGGGGTGCCCTCTTGGGTGCCtgtaaaatttataaaaacgtAGAGCTGGCAGAGTTAGCATTTGAGCACGTCATCGAGCTTGAGCCAACCAATATCGGTTACTATGTGTTGTTGTCGAATATATACTCCGATGCGAAGAATCTAGAGGGGGTTTTGATGGTTCGAGTTATGATGAGGGAAAGGAAGCTCAAAAAGGAGCCAGGGTTTAGCTATGTCGAATGCAAAGGAACAGTTCATGTTTTCTTGGCTGGCGATAGAACCCATCGTCAGACTGAAGAAATATATAGGATGCTGGATGAATTAGAAAATTTAATGACGGAACCTGGCGTGTCCGATGAGAATGATCAAGGAAGAAACGAAGAGCAATTAGTTCACAGTGAAAAATTGGCAATTGCATTCGCGCTCTTAAATACTGCACCAGGGACCGAAATCGTAGTGATAAAGAACCTGAGGGTATGCGGAGACTGTCATTTGTTCATAAAGTTGGTAAGCAGGATTGTCGATCGCCAGTTTGTTGTCAGAGATGCAACTCGTTTTCACCATTTTAGGAATGGTGTCTGTTCTTGTAAAGACTACTGGTGA
- the LOC137712817 gene encoding uncharacterized protein isoform X2: MILFRRRPFHRMNIHALHSNFCSLLPVQLPSRMESHLWFVLPGEVKSEGLLNRYFELLSPSERDNVLGMRGIELQKRALLARALVRTTISRYTNHRVDPRSLNFKKNSHGKPEVEWKNADGWQPPPLHFNLSHTSSLIACGVTVDSPIGIDVENKKRKLKNEILAFARRYFSSHEVEHLSSISDIEIQRQQFIKLWTLKEAYVKALGKGFSASPFKTFTIRFRDAAKGGVDSSGDVDSEMSEISVEPFGPVNLTRNWQFSLLELAGSHYAAICMERHKTIGGKENAPIELTVWRSIPFVEEECVTGTDAAVPIGG, translated from the exons ATGATTTTATTCAGACGCAGACCATTTCACAGAATGAACATTCATGCCCTCCATAGCAATTTCTGCTCTCTGCTCCCTGTTCAACTTCCGTCTCGAAT GGAAAGTCATTTGTGGTTTGTTTTGCCTGGTGAGGTGAAGAGTGAGGGCCTTTTGAATCGGTATTTCGAGCTTCTGTCACCGTCTGAGAGAGATAATGTTTTGGGCATGCGTGGGATTGAGCTCCAGAAAAGAGCATTGCTTGCCCGGGCATTGGTTCGGACTACGATTTCTAGATAT ACAAACCATCGAGTTGATCCGAGATCCTTAAACTTTAAAAAGAACAGTCATGGGAAGCCTGAG GTAGAGTGGAAAAATGCGGATGGCTGGCAGCCACCACCGTTGCATTTCAACCTCTCGCACACTTCTTCCTTGATAGCTTGTGGAGTAACGGTGGATTCACCA ATCGGTATAGATGTGGAAAATAAGAAACGGAAGTTGAAGAACGAAATTTTAGCTTTTGCTCGACGGTACTTTTCTTCTCATGAAGTGGAACATTTATCTTCTATTTCGGACATTGAAATTCAGCGTCAACAGTTTATAAAATTATGGACTCTCAAG GAGGCATATGTGAAAGCATTGGGAAAGGGCTTCTCTGCTTCACCGTTTAAGACCTTCACCATTCGATTCAGGGATGCAGCTAAGGGAGGCGTCGATTCATCTGGGGATGTAGATTCAGAG ATGTCCGAAATCAGCGTTGAACCTTTTGGCCCCGTGAACCTCACGAGAAATTGGCAATTTTCGCTTCTAGAGTTGGCCGGCTCTCATTATGCTGCGATTTGCATGGAAAGACATAAAACCATTGGAG GTAAAGAAAACGCTCCGATAGAATTGACAGTGTGGAGAAGTATTCCGTTTGTTGAAGAAGAATGTGTTACAGGAACTGATGCGGCTGTACCAATTGGCGGATAG
- the LOC137712817 gene encoding uncharacterized protein isoform X3 yields the protein MNIHALHSNFCSLLPVQLPSRMESHLWFVLPGEVKSEGLLNRYFELLSPSERDNVLGMRGIELQKRALLARALVRTTISRYTNHRVDPRSLNFKKNSHGKPEVEWKNADGWQPPPLHFNLSHTSSLIACGVTVDSPVSIRSIQIGIDVENKKRKLKNEILAFARRYFSSHEVEHLSSISDIEIQRQQFIKLWTLKEAYVKALGKGFSASPFKTFTIRFRDAAKGGVDSSGDVDSEMSEISVEPFGPVNLTRNWQFSLLELAGSHYAAICMERHKTIGGKENAPIELTVWRSIPFVEEECVTGTDAAVPIGG from the exons ATGAACATTCATGCCCTCCATAGCAATTTCTGCTCTCTGCTCCCTGTTCAACTTCCGTCTCGAAT GGAAAGTCATTTGTGGTTTGTTTTGCCTGGTGAGGTGAAGAGTGAGGGCCTTTTGAATCGGTATTTCGAGCTTCTGTCACCGTCTGAGAGAGATAATGTTTTGGGCATGCGTGGGATTGAGCTCCAGAAAAGAGCATTGCTTGCCCGGGCATTGGTTCGGACTACGATTTCTAGATAT ACAAACCATCGAGTTGATCCGAGATCCTTAAACTTTAAAAAGAACAGTCATGGGAAGCCTGAG GTAGAGTGGAAAAATGCGGATGGCTGGCAGCCACCACCGTTGCATTTCAACCTCTCGCACACTTCTTCCTTGATAGCTTGTGGAGTAACGGTGGATTCACCAGTAAGTATTCGGAGTATTcaa ATCGGTATAGATGTGGAAAATAAGAAACGGAAGTTGAAGAACGAAATTTTAGCTTTTGCTCGACGGTACTTTTCTTCTCATGAAGTGGAACATTTATCTTCTATTTCGGACATTGAAATTCAGCGTCAACAGTTTATAAAATTATGGACTCTCAAG GAGGCATATGTGAAAGCATTGGGAAAGGGCTTCTCTGCTTCACCGTTTAAGACCTTCACCATTCGATTCAGGGATGCAGCTAAGGGAGGCGTCGATTCATCTGGGGATGTAGATTCAGAG ATGTCCGAAATCAGCGTTGAACCTTTTGGCCCCGTGAACCTCACGAGAAATTGGCAATTTTCGCTTCTAGAGTTGGCCGGCTCTCATTATGCTGCGATTTGCATGGAAAGACATAAAACCATTGGAG GTAAAGAAAACGCTCCGATAGAATTGACAGTGTGGAGAAGTATTCCGTTTGTTGAAGAAGAATGTGTTACAGGAACTGATGCGGCTGTACCAATTGGCGGATAG
- the LOC137712817 gene encoding uncharacterized protein isoform X1 has translation MILFRRRPFHRMNIHALHSNFCSLLPVQLPSRMESHLWFVLPGEVKSEGLLNRYFELLSPSERDNVLGMRGIELQKRALLARALVRTTISRYTNHRVDPRSLNFKKNSHGKPEVEWKNADGWQPPPLHFNLSHTSSLIACGVTVDSPVSIRSIQIGIDVENKKRKLKNEILAFARRYFSSHEVEHLSSISDIEIQRQQFIKLWTLKEAYVKALGKGFSASPFKTFTIRFRDAAKGGVDSSGDVDSEMSEISVEPFGPVNLTRNWQFSLLELAGSHYAAICMERHKTIGGKENAPIELTVWRSIPFVEEECVTGTDAAVPIGG, from the exons ATGATTTTATTCAGACGCAGACCATTTCACAGAATGAACATTCATGCCCTCCATAGCAATTTCTGCTCTCTGCTCCCTGTTCAACTTCCGTCTCGAAT GGAAAGTCATTTGTGGTTTGTTTTGCCTGGTGAGGTGAAGAGTGAGGGCCTTTTGAATCGGTATTTCGAGCTTCTGTCACCGTCTGAGAGAGATAATGTTTTGGGCATGCGTGGGATTGAGCTCCAGAAAAGAGCATTGCTTGCCCGGGCATTGGTTCGGACTACGATTTCTAGATAT ACAAACCATCGAGTTGATCCGAGATCCTTAAACTTTAAAAAGAACAGTCATGGGAAGCCTGAG GTAGAGTGGAAAAATGCGGATGGCTGGCAGCCACCACCGTTGCATTTCAACCTCTCGCACACTTCTTCCTTGATAGCTTGTGGAGTAACGGTGGATTCACCAGTAAGTATTCGGAGTATTcaa ATCGGTATAGATGTGGAAAATAAGAAACGGAAGTTGAAGAACGAAATTTTAGCTTTTGCTCGACGGTACTTTTCTTCTCATGAAGTGGAACATTTATCTTCTATTTCGGACATTGAAATTCAGCGTCAACAGTTTATAAAATTATGGACTCTCAAG GAGGCATATGTGAAAGCATTGGGAAAGGGCTTCTCTGCTTCACCGTTTAAGACCTTCACCATTCGATTCAGGGATGCAGCTAAGGGAGGCGTCGATTCATCTGGGGATGTAGATTCAGAG ATGTCCGAAATCAGCGTTGAACCTTTTGGCCCCGTGAACCTCACGAGAAATTGGCAATTTTCGCTTCTAGAGTTGGCCGGCTCTCATTATGCTGCGATTTGCATGGAAAGACATAAAACCATTGGAG GTAAAGAAAACGCTCCGATAGAATTGACAGTGTGGAGAAGTATTCCGTTTGTTGAAGAAGAATGTGTTACAGGAACTGATGCGGCTGTACCAATTGGCGGATAG
- the LOC137712893 gene encoding rho GTPase-activating protein 5-like, translating into MTEVLQSPSPSHFPSSSSSSTPCGTASPTPNDSPYPHAFLEDTLHGYLGSGEEEDDESEDEEEEERNRKERDREGDQLSLLTLLVTAFRRSLIGCSSTNSADSARGKLSSMEIGWPSNVRHVAHVTFDRFNGFLGLPVELEPEVPRRAPSASANVFGVSTESMQLSFDARGNSVPTILILMQRHLYAQGGLQAEGIFRINGENSQEEYVRDQLNRGVIPEGIDVHCLAGLIKAWFRELPTAVLDSLTPEQVMQSQSEEECSELVRLLPPTEAALLDWAVNLMADVAQMEHFNKMNARNIAMVFAPNMTHMVDPLTALMYAVQVMNFLKTLIVKTLKEREESLVETAPVPRLEPSDEDEHQSTLQPYHKEAKEEADEENEEEGVFVGKEPASESPLHSTQNDPTRATTESGSQTFLSSIKNIIPGGNWFLADNCPCEVVSQVSPLANRPQEDGVTSSGREAQPNIWKSKSGQSSSPSVKKGPKKVNEQLLIQTAVTADKSKRSGILSHINSRTELAEGWR; encoded by the exons ATGACCGAGGTCCTCCAATCGCCGTCCCCATCTCACTTCCCTTCCTCTTCAAGCTCCTCCACTCCATGTGGTACTGCTTCACCTACACCCAATGACTCACCATACCCACATGCCTTTTTAGAGGACACCCTCCATGGGTATTTGGGTTCgggggaagaagaagacgacgaaagcgaagacgaagaggaagaagagaggaatAGGAAGGAGAGGGACAGAGAGGGGGATCAACTTTCGCTTCTGACCCTTTTGGTCACTGCTTTCAGGAGGTCTTTGATTGGTTGCAGTAGTACTAATAGTGCAGATAGTGCAAGAGGGAAGCTTTCTTCCATGGAGATTGGGTGGCCTTCGAATGTCAGGCATGTTGCCCATGTCACCTTTGATCGGTTCAATGGGTTTCTTGGTTTGCCTGTTGAGCTTGAACCTGAGGTCCCCAGGAGGGCTCCAAGTGCCAG CGCAAATGTTTTTGGGGTCTCAACGGAGTCTATGCAGCTTTCATTTGATGCCAGAGGGAACAGTGTCCCAACAATACTCATTTTGATGCAAAGACATTTGTATGCACAAGGGGGTCTGCAG GCTGAAGGAATCTTCAGAATTAATGGTGAGAATAGTCAGGAGGAGTACGTCAGGGACCAATTAAATCGAGGAGTGATACCAGAGGGCATTGACGTGCACTGTTTGGCCGGTCTTATTAAG GCTTGGTTCCGAGAACTTCCAACTGCTGTGTTAGACTCTCTAACACCAGAGCAGGTAATGCAGTCCCAGTCGGAAGAAGAGTGTTCTGAACTCGTTAGGCTCCTACCTCCAACAGAAGCTGCATTATTGGATTGGGCAGTAAACCTAATGGCTGATGTTGCACAAATGGAACACTTCAACAAGATGAATGCGCGCAATATTGCCATGGTGTTTGCACCAAACATGACTCAC ATGGTAGATCCTTTGACTGCATTGATGTATGCCGTCCAAGTGATGAATTTCCTCAAGACTCTTATTGTCAAGACActaaaagaaagagaagaatcTTTGGTGGAAACAGCCCCTGTACCCCGCCTAGAGCCTTCTGACGAGGATGAGCACCAAAGCACTCTTCAACCATATCACAAAGAGGCCAAAGAGGAGGCTGACGAGGAAAATGAAGAGGAGGGCGTATTTGTTGGCAAAGAACCTGCTTCAGAGAGCCCCCTTCATTCTACACAAAATGATCCCACAAGGGCAACAACTGAAAGTGGATCTCAAACTTTCCTATCTTCCATCAAGAATATCATTCCGGGAGGAAACTGGTTTCTGGCAGATAATTGTCCTTGTGAGGTTGTATCCCAAGTTAGCCCTTTGGCAAACAGGCCCCAAGAAGATGGTGTAACAAGTTCAGGTAGAGAGGCTCAACCAAACATTTGGAAGAGCAAAAGTGGTCAATCAAGCAGTCCGAGTGTGAAAAAGGGCCCCAAGAAGGTAAACGAGCAGCTGCTGATTCAAACTGCTGTGACTGCTGACAAGAGCAAAAGAAGTGGAATTCTTAGCCACATAAATTCGAGGACGGAGCTGGCTGAAGGTTGGCGTTGA
- the LOC137713365 gene encoding probable small nuclear ribonucleoprotein G, whose protein sequence is MSRSGQPPDLKKYMDKKLQIKLNANRMVVGTLRGFDQFMNLVVDNTEEVNGNEKNEIGMVVIRGNSVVTVEALEPVAKMQ, encoded by the exons ATGAGCAGATCAGGCCAGCCTCCGGATCtgaaaaa gTACATGGACAAAAAGCTCCAAA TCAAGCTGAATGCTAATCGCATGGTTGTTGGTACCCTCCGTGGTTTTGACCAGTTCATGAACCTGGTTGTGGACAACACCGAAGAAGTGAATGGCaatgaaaagaatgaaattggcatggtG GTGATCCGAGGCAATAGTGTGGTTACAGTTGAAGCACTCGAACCAGTGGCTAAAATGCAGTGA